A region from the Maridesulfovibrio zosterae DSM 11974 genome encodes:
- the thpR gene encoding RNA 2',3'-cyclic phosphodiesterase, whose translation MKKIRTFIAHPVPEEWKERINEMNSVLKKGLDSKIAWVKPENMHFTLKFMGDVSEERIHDIQNALQTIDFTPIEITAGSAGYFPDLKKPRIIWIGLNKGAKKFCSTVATIDSMLGNLNFEPNQKECHAHLTLGRIKKHAKDDWNMLLSQIDKFDFPPATLSTFALYKSKLTPEGPIYSVIHKYGE comes from the coding sequence ATGAAAAAGATAAGAACATTTATTGCACACCCTGTTCCTGAGGAATGGAAAGAACGTATCAACGAGATGAATTCAGTTCTGAAAAAAGGCCTCGACTCAAAAATAGCCTGGGTGAAACCGGAAAATATGCATTTCACTCTCAAATTTATGGGAGATGTAAGCGAAGAACGTATTCACGATATACAGAATGCACTGCAAACAATTGACTTTACACCAATTGAAATAACAGCAGGCAGTGCAGGCTACTTTCCTGACTTAAAAAAACCTCGCATTATCTGGATCGGTCTAAATAAGGGAGCTAAAAAATTCTGCAGCACAGTCGCGACTATTGATTCAATGCTTGGAAATCTAAATTTCGAGCCAAACCAGAAAGAATGCCATGCTCACCTTACTCTTGGAAGAATTAAAAAACACGCCAAGGACGATTGGAATATGCTGCTTTCCCAAATAGATAAGTTTGACTTTCCTCCGGCAACACTCAGCACCTTTGCTCTATACAAAAGTAAACTTACACCCGAAGGTCCTATTTACTCTGTTATACATAAATACGGAGAATAA
- a CDS encoding carbohydrate porin has product MKRLLLILISLIILPSEAAIANDSLREHIGLHGKSSSSKSVLLQNFNETWDKVQNSTGPLTVDGDIFGYWQGYSNTRISDVTKEGRNYAGVKARLRINWKPIENGVFFAQMQGGYSDTGSNPSSRGLVATPLNAQASRTTAGGQISISDVLYTQHFADNRIYISLGWTDPESFMDGNRFAGNSRIQFVNTMFNNEPIFDSIDESLPIVAAGFSPAEEFSFTVLTQATRRSALSSEQQKEAFEDIADDPLIGGQLTYSPKFGKLQGNYRIFGWTNTYKQSRLDGDGDSANWGIAFNMDQDITDDFGVFARLGKGNSAVNDISWSWSAGTHWEGPLPDRNEDVWGVAAGGVKGNKHTVNTDMEYHYETYYQVKLTNNFSIVPDVTYVTNSNANNNNDDILFGMLKFFFTFSTP; this is encoded by the coding sequence ATGAAAAGACTATTACTCATACTGATCTCACTTATTATTTTACCATCTGAAGCAGCTATTGCCAATGACTCCCTGCGTGAACATATTGGCCTGCACGGTAAAAGCTCAAGCTCAAAATCCGTATTGCTACAAAATTTTAATGAGACATGGGATAAGGTACAAAATTCGACAGGCCCCTTGACTGTTGACGGAGATATTTTCGGGTACTGGCAAGGATACTCGAACACCAGAATTAGCGATGTAACGAAAGAAGGGCGTAACTACGCAGGGGTAAAAGCACGCCTGCGTATCAACTGGAAACCTATTGAGAACGGTGTCTTTTTTGCTCAAATGCAAGGAGGATATTCTGATACAGGCAGTAATCCATCCAGTCGTGGACTGGTAGCAACCCCTTTAAATGCACAGGCTTCGCGTACTACTGCAGGGGGCCAAATATCAATATCAGATGTACTTTACACCCAGCATTTTGCTGACAACCGTATTTATATTTCACTGGGATGGACTGACCCTGAATCATTTATGGATGGCAACCGTTTTGCTGGTAACAGCCGCATTCAGTTCGTAAATACAATGTTCAACAACGAACCTATCTTTGACTCCATAGATGAATCACTTCCTATAGTGGCTGCAGGGTTCAGCCCCGCTGAAGAATTCAGCTTTACAGTTCTGACGCAGGCCACAAGACGATCTGCACTGAGCAGTGAGCAACAGAAAGAAGCCTTTGAAGATATTGCTGATGATCCACTTATTGGCGGGCAGCTGACCTATTCTCCAAAGTTTGGTAAACTACAGGGTAATTACCGTATTTTTGGATGGACAAATACCTACAAACAGTCCCGCCTGGATGGAGATGGAGACTCTGCTAACTGGGGAATAGCCTTCAATATGGATCAGGACATTACTGATGACTTCGGGGTCTTTGCAAGGCTGGGCAAAGGCAACTCAGCAGTGAACGATATCTCATGGTCATGGTCAGCAGGAACTCATTGGGAAGGTCCTCTCCCGGACCGCAACGAAGATGTCTGGGGAGTGGCTGCCGGAGGAGTGAAAGGGAACAAGCACACTGTCAACACAGACATGGAATACCATTACGAGACATACTACCAAGTCAAACTTACGAACAATTTTTCCATTGTACCTGACGTAACTTATGTTACTAATTCTAATGCCAACAATAACAATGATGACATTTTATTCGGAATGCTGAAATTTTTCTTCACTTTTTCCACACCCTGA
- the serS gene encoding serine--tRNA ligase: MLDLKFVRNNLDVVRESLEKRGSKLDVNEFNELDSRRRELVQEVEVLKAERNSTSGDIAKIKKEGGDASEIISRMGELSGKIKALDEDLKDIESAENDWLVSVPNIPDASVPYGKTEDDNPVIRSWGEKPVMDFGPREHWDLAVELGGVDFERAAKLTGARFAVLKKWGAKLERALTSFMVDIQGGEHGYTEVIPPYIVNRDSLYGTGQLPKFADDLFKLENWDYYMIPTAEVPLTNLHRDEVLTEDELPVTYCAPTPCFRSEAGSYGKDTKGLIRQHQFHKVEMVRFAHPEKSFEDLELMTGHAEEILKRLNLHYRVITLCTGDMGFGSVKTYDIEVWLPGQDKYREISSCSNCGDFQARRANIKFKSKSAKKAQFVHTLNGSGLAVGRTFVAVVENYQQKDGSIVIPEALRPYMGGMEVITAE, encoded by the coding sequence ATGCTTGATTTGAAATTTGTTCGTAATAATCTGGACGTAGTCCGTGAAAGCCTTGAAAAAAGAGGCTCCAAGCTTGATGTAAATGAATTTAATGAACTTGATTCCCGTCGCAGGGAACTCGTGCAGGAAGTGGAAGTTCTTAAGGCCGAACGTAACTCTACTTCCGGTGATATTGCTAAAATTAAAAAAGAAGGTGGAGATGCTTCTGAAATTATCTCCCGTATGGGTGAACTTTCAGGTAAGATCAAAGCCCTTGATGAAGATCTGAAAGATATTGAGTCTGCCGAAAATGACTGGTTGGTCTCTGTTCCAAATATACCTGACGCGTCAGTCCCATACGGTAAAACAGAGGATGACAATCCTGTAATCAGATCCTGGGGTGAAAAACCAGTGATGGATTTTGGGCCCAGGGAGCATTGGGACCTTGCCGTTGAGCTTGGTGGCGTTGACTTTGAGCGTGCAGCCAAACTTACCGGAGCCCGTTTTGCTGTCCTTAAAAAATGGGGTGCTAAGTTAGAGAGAGCTCTAACCTCGTTTATGGTTGACATTCAAGGTGGTGAGCATGGCTACACTGAGGTAATACCTCCTTACATTGTTAATCGGGATTCCCTGTACGGAACAGGCCAGCTTCCTAAATTTGCTGATGATCTTTTCAAACTTGAAAACTGGGATTATTACATGATCCCCACAGCAGAAGTCCCTTTGACCAACCTGCATCGTGACGAAGTTCTTACCGAGGACGAACTGCCTGTTACATACTGTGCTCCAACTCCATGCTTTCGCTCAGAGGCCGGTTCTTATGGTAAGGATACCAAAGGCCTGATCCGTCAGCACCAGTTTCATAAAGTTGAGATGGTCCGGTTTGCTCATCCTGAAAAATCTTTTGAAGATCTTGAACTTATGACCGGTCATGCAGAGGAAATTCTTAAAAGATTGAACCTGCATTATCGTGTTATAACTTTATGTACAGGTGATATGGGGTTTGGTTCTGTAAAAACCTACGATATTGAAGTCTGGTTGCCGGGACAGGATAAATATCGCGAGATTTCTTCATGTTCAAATTGTGGTGATTTTCAAGCCCGCCGCGCTAATATTAAGTTTAAATCCAAGAGTGCCAAGAAAGCACAATTTGTACATACTCTTAATGGATCTGGTCTTGCTGTAGGGCGTACTTTTGTTGCTGTTGTTGAAAACTACCAGCAAAAAGACGGTTCTATTGTAATTCCTGAGGCATTGCGTCCTTACATGGGTGGAATGGAAGTTATTACTGCTGAATAA
- a CDS encoding amino acid ABC transporter ATP-binding protein, which produces MIKFNNVNKYYGDYHALRDLNLHIKQGEVVVVCGPSGSGKSTMIRCINRLEPIQEGEIIVEGMDVNGPRVNLPLLRAEIGFVFQSFNLYPHMTVLENIILAPTMVRNMKRKDAEELAMELLSKVNIPDKAGDYPSQLSGGQQQRVAIARGLAMRPNVMLFDEPTSALDPEMINEVLDVMKALAREGMTMVCVTHEMGFAREVADRVIFMDEGTLIEENTPDEFFHNPQHERSKLFLSKILSH; this is translated from the coding sequence GTGATAAAATTTAATAATGTCAATAAGTATTATGGAGACTATCACGCTCTGAGAGACTTGAATCTTCATATCAAGCAGGGTGAAGTTGTTGTTGTATGTGGTCCTTCAGGGTCCGGTAAAAGTACTATGATTCGCTGCATCAATCGTCTTGAACCAATTCAGGAAGGTGAGATAATTGTTGAAGGTATGGATGTTAACGGTCCTAGAGTCAACCTGCCTCTTCTGCGTGCAGAAATAGGATTTGTCTTTCAGTCCTTCAATCTTTATCCGCATATGACGGTTTTGGAAAATATAATACTCGCTCCGACGATGGTGCGTAACATGAAGAGAAAAGATGCTGAAGAGTTGGCAATGGAATTACTCTCCAAAGTCAACATCCCTGATAAAGCCGGTGATTATCCTTCACAGCTTTCCGGCGGTCAGCAGCAGCGAGTCGCAATTGCCCGCGGTCTTGCAATGCGTCCCAATGTAATGCTTTTTGATGAACCTACATCTGCACTTGATCCAGAAATGATCAATGAAGTTCTAGATGTTATGAAAGCTCTGGCTCGTGAAGGCATGACTATGGTTTGCGTTACTCATGAGATGGGATTTGCCCGTGAAGTGGCTGACCGGGTAATCTTTATGGATGAGGGAACCTTGATTGAGGAGAATACTCCTGATGAATTTTTCCATAATCCGCAGCATGAGCGTTCCAAACTTTTTCTCAGTAAGATTCTGTCACACTAG
- a CDS encoding ABC transporter substrate-binding protein, which yields MKRILTLALAAALVMAFAATSFAGATYDKIMKDKVVRIGIMTDSIPGAFYNAKKEWVGFDVDIATEIAKRLGVKLDKVPVNNKTRIGFLQQGRIDMSVSNMTHKRSRDNSIDFSITYFFDGQKMLAPKGKFSSLKDFVGKKIAVMQGTTSELNVKKLLKDLGDAAPKVISYQKESECFQALQMGRVDAWSTDSTILLGYAAQVPGKYELVGEFFSNEPYGIGLPENDSKLRDAVNFALQDMWKDGTYANIYNKWYGPETKYYFPLTEKIEMWP from the coding sequence ATGAAAAGGATTTTGACTCTGGCTCTCGCAGCCGCTCTGGTTATGGCTTTCGCTGCTACATCTTTTGCAGGAGCTACTTACGACAAGATTATGAAAGATAAAGTCGTACGTATTGGTATTATGACTGATTCCATCCCCGGTGCTTTTTATAATGCTAAGAAAGAATGGGTCGGTTTTGACGTTGATATCGCAACTGAAATTGCTAAGCGTTTAGGTGTTAAGCTCGATAAAGTACCTGTTAACAACAAAACCCGTATCGGCTTCCTTCAGCAGGGCCGCATTGATATGTCTGTTTCTAACATGACTCACAAGCGCTCTCGCGACAATTCAATCGATTTTTCTATCACTTACTTCTTTGATGGTCAGAAGATGCTTGCTCCTAAAGGCAAGTTTTCATCTCTTAAAGATTTCGTAGGTAAAAAAATTGCAGTTATGCAGGGTACTACCTCTGAACTTAATGTTAAAAAACTGCTTAAAGACCTCGGTGATGCTGCTCCTAAAGTTATCTCCTACCAGAAAGAATCTGAGTGTTTTCAGGCTTTGCAGATGGGACGCGTTGATGCATGGTCCACAGACTCCACCATCCTGCTCGGTTACGCTGCACAGGTTCCCGGCAAGTATGAACTCGTAGGTGAATTCTTCTCCAATGAGCCTTATGGAATCGGTCTTCCTGAAAATGATTCCAAACTTCGTGATGCTGTAAACTTTGCACTTCAGGATATGTGGAAAGACGGTACTTACGCAAATATCTACAACAAGTGGTATGGTCCTGAAACAAAGTACTACTTCCCGCTGACTGAAAAAATTGAAATGTGGCCCTAA
- a CDS encoding sigma-54-dependent transcriptional regulator — translation MPDSTLLFIAEPQSVTSVFSPLKEAGYQAGLADNLAGAINFIKKSKPCLIFTRPVMQGYSAQALLAEAVNIENFPPVIVFSRTGSADEALKFMELGARDYWLEPLSWEKIKLMLPDEKLPSMPSESDLGALKTPKDPTSSGTQGRYQVIGQHPAMTRVLGLAKQVAKSKATVLISGESGTGKEMFARFLHHHSDRNDKPFVAINCAALPEHLLESELFGHEKGAFTGAINRKLGKFELASGGTILLDEITEMELGLQAKLLRVLQEGEIDRVGGVETVKVDVRVLATTNRAIEETVKGGQFRQDLFYRLNVIPLKLPALAQRGDDVMLLAKFFVDKNCIEYGLPPLKFSEEAVSWLLNYEWPGNVRELQNLMERAVLLAGGGPIESKHFLNDPDAWMPDENYIPSESNETAPTTAGNEAAGSSFEVMPISEMEKHLIIKSLDQTSGNRTKAAELLGISVRTLRNKLNDYKKQGIDL, via the coding sequence ATGCCTGACAGTACACTACTATTTATAGCCGAACCCCAATCGGTGACATCCGTATTCTCCCCGCTTAAAGAAGCCGGGTATCAAGCCGGACTTGCCGACAATCTTGCCGGAGCCATCAATTTTATCAAAAAATCAAAACCATGTCTGATTTTCACTAGACCGGTAATGCAAGGGTATTCTGCCCAGGCCCTGCTAGCGGAAGCTGTAAATATTGAAAATTTTCCTCCCGTAATTGTTTTTTCACGCACAGGTTCAGCAGACGAAGCGCTTAAATTTATGGAACTTGGTGCTCGTGATTACTGGCTTGAGCCTCTATCGTGGGAGAAAATTAAGCTAATGCTCCCGGATGAGAAGCTACCGTCTATGCCAAGTGAATCAGACTTAGGTGCGCTTAAAACACCTAAAGACCCCACGAGCTCAGGCACCCAGGGACGCTATCAAGTTATCGGGCAACACCCGGCAATGACACGGGTACTAGGGCTTGCCAAACAAGTAGCCAAATCAAAAGCAACAGTCCTTATTTCAGGAGAATCTGGAACAGGTAAGGAAATGTTTGCAAGATTTCTGCATCATCATTCGGACCGCAACGATAAGCCTTTTGTTGCCATCAACTGCGCTGCTCTGCCGGAACATCTGCTTGAATCTGAACTATTCGGTCATGAGAAAGGAGCATTTACGGGAGCAATCAACCGCAAACTGGGTAAGTTCGAACTTGCATCAGGCGGAACAATCCTTCTTGACGAAATCACAGAGATGGAATTGGGACTGCAAGCTAAACTACTTAGAGTTTTACAAGAAGGTGAAATAGATAGAGTAGGCGGAGTTGAGACTGTTAAAGTAGATGTACGCGTATTGGCAACCACCAACCGTGCTATTGAGGAGACTGTTAAAGGAGGCCAGTTCCGTCAGGACCTTTTTTATCGTCTAAATGTTATCCCTCTTAAATTACCAGCTCTCGCCCAACGCGGCGATGACGTAATGCTGCTTGCAAAATTTTTCGTAGACAAAAACTGCATTGAGTACGGCCTTCCGCCTTTAAAATTCTCTGAAGAAGCTGTTAGCTGGCTGTTAAATTATGAATGGCCAGGTAATGTTCGAGAATTGCAGAACCTTATGGAAAGAGCCGTTCTTCTTGCCGGAGGCGGTCCCATTGAATCCAAGCATTTCCTGAACGATCCAGATGCATGGATGCCCGATGAAAACTATATTCCTTCAGAAAGCAATGAAACAGCTCCCACAACAGCAGGCAATGAAGCAGCTGGATCATCATTTGAAGTTATGCCCATTTCAGAAATGGAAAAACATCTCATCATAAAAAGCCTTGATCAGACCAGTGGCAACAGAACCAAGGCAGCGGAACTGCTTGGAATATCTGTACGCACATTACGCAACAAGCTAAATGACTACAAAAAACAGGGTATTGATTTATAA
- a CDS encoding trypsin-like peptidase domain-containing protein, with amino-acid sequence MNFVSRIFLIVCFGTTLFVQPLFAATGDSLRVTPVVRAVQRTSSAVVNITVTSIVERGVSPFGQMFGGDSFESFFDGFPVQKRKYRSESTGSGVIINGRKGLILTNAHVLAGGSDIKVKMINGKEYSADIIGSDADFDLAVLKVRNAKNLPQVAMGDSSDIYIGETVIAIGNPFGYTHTVTTGVVSALKRTVKSKDGSFTDFIQTDAAINPGNSGGPLLNIMGELIGINTAIQARAEGIGFAIPINRAKRVVKELLTSGKVSPVWLGVSGQDLDQSSASYFGLSKVQGLLVSDVYKGTPAYKARLAPGDVILKVNDIEVEDKDSYLGLMRVQTHSEDVALDVLQSGKIRKIKIRPQSLSSQQVQNFAWSRWGMAVAKDSRGQGMLITSVRKGSAAAKLGLQSGDKIHQIGNRRVRSNKDFLDSFLRYRMNNKVMLKVQRGRNFYFVKLNS; translated from the coding sequence ATGAATTTCGTTAGTAGAATATTTTTAATCGTGTGTTTTGGGACTACTTTGTTTGTTCAGCCTCTTTTTGCTGCAACAGGTGATTCTTTACGAGTAACTCCTGTCGTACGGGCAGTGCAAAGAACCTCGTCTGCTGTTGTTAATATTACTGTAACCAGTATTGTCGAGCGGGGTGTTTCTCCTTTCGGACAAATGTTCGGCGGGGATTCCTTTGAATCTTTTTTTGATGGATTCCCTGTTCAGAAGCGGAAATACCGCTCTGAGAGCACCGGTTCCGGAGTTATCATTAATGGTCGGAAGGGGCTTATTCTTACCAATGCCCACGTTCTCGCCGGTGGAAGTGATATCAAAGTTAAGATGATTAATGGAAAAGAATACAGCGCTGATATTATAGGTTCGGATGCTGATTTTGATCTTGCAGTCCTTAAGGTCAGAAATGCAAAAAATCTTCCACAAGTCGCAATGGGTGATTCTTCTGATATCTACATAGGAGAAACCGTTATCGCTATAGGCAATCCCTTTGGTTATACTCACACAGTGACCACAGGGGTTGTTTCAGCTCTTAAACGCACCGTTAAGTCAAAGGATGGATCTTTTACTGATTTTATCCAGACTGATGCAGCCATCAATCCCGGTAACAGCGGTGGCCCGCTGCTTAATATCATGGGCGAGCTTATCGGAATAAACACCGCTATTCAGGCCAGAGCTGAAGGTATTGGATTTGCTATACCTATCAACAGAGCTAAGCGTGTTGTCAAAGAGCTGCTTACTTCCGGCAAAGTTTCGCCTGTCTGGCTCGGGGTGAGCGGTCAGGATCTGGATCAGAGTTCAGCCAGCTATTTTGGATTATCTAAAGTACAAGGCCTTCTTGTTTCCGATGTTTATAAAGGTACACCTGCATACAAGGCTAGACTGGCTCCCGGTGATGTTATTCTCAAAGTTAATGATATTGAAGTAGAAGATAAGGATAGTTATCTTGGCTTGATGCGTGTCCAAACTCATAGTGAGGATGTTGCTCTTGATGTGCTGCAATCTGGGAAAATACGGAAAATTAAAATTCGTCCGCAGTCCCTTTCTTCTCAGCAGGTTCAGAATTTTGCTTGGTCCAGATGGGGGATGGCAGTCGCTAAAGACAGCCGGGGGCAGGGTATGCTCATAACCTCAGTCCGCAAGGGGAGTGCCGCGGCGAAACTCGGCTTGCAATCCGGTGATAAGATTCACCAGATAGGTAACCGTAGAGTTCGCTCAAATAAGGATTTTCTCGATTCCTTTCTGCGTTATCGCATGAACAACAAAGTCATGCTTAAGGTTCAGCGAGGGCGCAATTTTTATTTTGTAAAACTGAATTCCTGA
- a CDS encoding CinA family protein, translated as MIENIVPSIGKILIEKGWTLSTAESCTGGLVAATLTDFSGSSAWFSGAIVAYSNEIKMSLLHVPESTLIDHGAVSEETVMAMAEGVCNALGTNAGLSLSGIAGPGGGTPDKPVGTVWMGWHLNGQTYAEKFVFTGDRMAVKKQSLQKILERFLKILKNS; from the coding sequence ATGATTGAAAACATTGTACCATCTATTGGAAAAATACTTATCGAAAAAGGCTGGACCTTAAGCACTGCCGAATCCTGTACAGGGGGCCTTGTTGCTGCAACTCTTACTGATTTTTCCGGCAGCTCTGCCTGGTTCTCGGGGGCAATTGTTGCATATTCAAACGAAATTAAAATGTCCTTACTTCATGTACCAGAATCTACACTTATTGATCATGGAGCAGTTAGTGAAGAGACTGTTATGGCAATGGCTGAAGGAGTATGCAATGCTCTGGGAACCAACGCAGGACTATCTCTTTCCGGTATAGCCGGCCCTGGAGGCGGTACTCCTGACAAACCAGTTGGAACTGTGTGGATGGGATGGCATTTAAACGGCCAGACCTATGCTGAAAAGTTTGTCTTCACCGGAGATCGAATGGCTGTAAAGAAACAAAGCCTGCAAAAAATTCTTGAACGGTTTCTTAAAATACTAAAAAACAGCTAA
- the htpX gene encoding zinc metalloprotease HtpX, translating to MTSQIKTFFLLAVLTSIILFLGGVMGGRTGLIIAFGLAMFMNVGSYWYSDKIVLSMYKARQLSATDAPQVFAMVEELAANAGIPTPRLYVIDQDSPNAFATGRNPENAVVAVTSGIMRILTPEELRGVIAHEIGHITNRDILIQSVAAVLAGAIMMIANMMQWAAIFGFGSDDEEGGVNPIAAIALAIIAPVAASLIQMAISRSREYLADSTGARISDDPKALASALYKLDATVRNIPMDANPATENMFIVNPFSGGNMANWFSTHPSTEERIARLMAMARG from the coding sequence ATGACCAGTCAGATTAAAACTTTTTTTCTGCTTGCTGTACTTACGTCGATCATTCTTTTCCTGGGAGGAGTTATGGGCGGTCGTACAGGGTTGATAATTGCTTTTGGGCTTGCAATGTTTATGAATGTTGGCAGTTACTGGTACTCCGATAAAATAGTTCTTTCAATGTATAAAGCCCGTCAGCTTTCAGCTACTGATGCACCGCAAGTCTTTGCCATGGTTGAAGAACTGGCAGCTAATGCCGGTATACCAACCCCTCGCCTTTACGTAATTGATCAGGACTCACCTAACGCCTTTGCTACCGGGCGTAATCCTGAAAATGCTGTTGTTGCGGTCACCAGCGGAATTATGCGTATTCTTACTCCAGAAGAGTTGCGTGGAGTAATTGCTCACGAGATAGGCCATATCACTAACCGCGATATCCTTATCCAATCTGTTGCAGCTGTTCTTGCCGGGGCGATCATGATGATTGCCAACATGATGCAGTGGGCTGCGATCTTCGGTTTTGGTAGTGATGACGAAGAGGGCGGAGTAAATCCAATTGCTGCAATCGCCTTGGCTATTATCGCTCCAGTCGCTGCTTCATTGATTCAGATGGCTATATCCCGTTCTCGTGAATATCTTGCAGACTCAACCGGAGCACGGATTTCTGACGATCCAAAAGCCCTTGCATCGGCCCTTTACAAACTTGATGCTACCGTTCGAAATATTCCTATGGACGCCAATCCTGCTACTGAGAATATGTTTATAGTTAATCCATTCAGTGGTGGTAATATGGCTAACTGGTTCAGTACCCATCCCTCAACTGAGGAGCGCATAGCAAGACTGATGGCTATGGCTCGCGGATAG